The nucleotide sequence AATGATCGGCAACACCAAGTTTAGAATAATTAAAATGAGTCGTGCTTTACTTGCTGCATCATTACTTTTACCACCACGGTTACCAGAGGCAATATATAAGCGGCTACCAAAGATATTTGTTACCGTCAGAATAACGTTAGCTAATATACCAACATATAACGTTAGTCGTGAATCACCATGAATAATATGCCCTGTTTCATGAGCTAATACTGCTTGTACTTCTTGGCGATTAAGGCGATTTAATAAGCCTGTTGTTACACCAATAAAGGCGTTTTTCTCAGACCAACCCGCTGCGAAGGCATTCGCTTCTGGTGTATCAAGAAGATAGAGTTTAGGAATGTAGCCAAGAGTTGCACTTAAGCTAAGCTCTTCAACAATATTAAGGAGTTGGCGCTCTTGTGCATTTAAGGTGCCATCAGGACTAATTAATCGTGCATTCATTCCTGTTAGCATAATTTTATGCCCTTTAAAATGAATAAAGATAAGCAATAAAATCGAGATGGCGAGAATAATTAATGTTGCAATAGGGAGCGTTTTGAAAGTCAGAAATGCCAACATATTATCAGTAAGATCTAAATAAGGATTGGCTCCAATAGCAGTATCCACCAGCAAACCGATCATAAGCATTAAGAGTAAATATGTTGCTATAACAAAACGAGTTCGAATAGCATTTTTTCGTAGAACATTTCTGAAATCCATTAGTGACTCCAAACAGCACCGTTAAGTGCTGTTTTATCAATCTAGAAGTAATAAGTATCTCTTATCACTATCAAATTAATCGAAATTAATGCGGCGTGCTTCTTCTGCTTTAATGGTTCCTTCATCAAGGCGCCAGTACTCTTTATCAATAACAAGGCTTGGGAAAATTTTGACGATAAATACCGCAGGAATAGAGGCGATGAAAGCACGGTATTGCTCTAAAGTACGGTTGTAACCGCGCTTTG is from Proteus columbae and encodes:
- the htpX gene encoding zinc metalloprotease HtpX, which gives rise to MDFRNVLRKNAIRTRFVIATYLLLMLMIGLLVDTAIGANPYLDLTDNMLAFLTFKTLPIATLIILAISILLLIFIHFKGHKIMLTGMNARLISPDGTLNAQERQLLNIVEELSLSATLGYIPKLYLLDTPEANAFAAGWSEKNAFIGVTTGLLNRLNRQEVQAVLAHETGHIIHGDSRLTLYVGILANVILTVTNIFGSRLYIASGNRGGKSNDAASKARLILIILNLVLPIITQVLYFYLSRTREYMADATAVDLTQDNQAMINALKKISAQHDTENFEDGSTGRAYRKAAFIFNKGDSFFSTHPSIENRIAVLEGRKTF